One Panicum virgatum strain AP13 chromosome 3N, P.virgatum_v5, whole genome shotgun sequence DNA segment encodes these proteins:
- the LOC120666860 gene encoding calmodulin-like protein 5 codes for MDALSPEQISEFREAFAFFDKDGDGCITLEELATVMGSLQGQRPGAEELRAMIRDADADGNGTIDFAEFLGLMARKTTGAGAAGGDGADEELREAFKVFDKDQNGYISATELRHVMINLGEKLTDEEVEQMIREADLDGDGQVDYDEFVRMMMLSDGHHQ; via the exons ATGGACGCGCTGAGCCCGGAGCAGATCTCCGAGTTCCGGGAGGCGTTCGCGTTCTTCGACAAGGACGGCGACGGGTGCATCACGCTGGAGGAGCTGGCGACGGTGATGGGGTCGCTGCAGGGGCAGCGGCCCGGCGCGGAGGAGCTCCGCGCGATGAtccgcgacgccgacgccgacggcaACGGCACCATCGACTTCGCCGAGTTCCTCGGCCTCATGGCGCGCAAGACgacgggcgcgggggcggccggcggggacggcgcCGACGAGGAGCTCCGCGAGGCGTTCAAGGTGTTCGACAAGGACCAGAACGGCTACATCTCCGCCACCGAG CTGCGGCACGTGATGATCAACCTCGGCGAGAAGCTGACGGACGAGGAGGTGGAGCAGATGATCCGGGAGGCCGacctcgacggcgacggccaggTCGACTACGACGAGTTCGTCAGGATGATGATGCTCTCCGACGGCCACCACCAATga